One Oryza glaberrima chromosome 10, OglaRS2, whole genome shotgun sequence DNA segment encodes these proteins:
- the LOC127785711 gene encoding uncharacterized protein LOC127785711 isoform X2: MLLFMQVLVSSTLLYELENWSRTQECFRTVFCGEYDLDSGLYLVATPIGNLEDITLRALRILKCADVILSEDTRHSGKLLQHYNIKTPLLSFHKFNEREREPNILKRLHEGEAVALISDAGTPGISDPGMELARLCATEGIPVIPIPGPSAAIAALSASGLPTDEFTFVGFLPKHARSRKERLEISACQAATQIFYVPPHGIHQFLSDAASSFGDSRSCVIAREITKLHEEFWRGTIGEANEAFATRQPKGEITVLIEGKLISADETPSEDFLEHELRELMTQGHPLSAAVKMVSEATSAKKKDVYALALRLFGK, from the exons ATGTTGCTTTTTATGCAGGTGCTTGTGTCTTCTACTCTTCTGTATGAACTGGAGAACTGGAGTAGAACGCAAGAATGCTTTCGTACTGTATTTTGTGGGGAATAT GATTTGGATTCTGGGCTGTATCTTGTGGCAACGCCAATCGGGAACCTCGAGGATATCACCTTAAG GGCATTGCGTATCCTCAAATGTGCTGATGTGATACTATCAGAAGACACAAGGCATTCTGGAAAGCTACTTCAACATTATAACATCAAAACACCTCTT CTCAGCTTTCATAAGTTTAATGAGCGTGAAAGAGAGCCTAATATCTTAAAGAGACTTCATGAAGGGGAAGCAGTTGCATTGATTAGTGATGCTGGTACTCCTGGAATTAGTGATCCTGGCATGGAACTG GCTAGACTATGTGCTACTGAGGGAATCCCTGTTATCCCCATTCCTGGGCCGTCTGCTGCAATAGCTGCTCTTTCTGCATCTGGTTTGCCAACTGATGAATTTACATTTG TGGGGTTTTTACCAAAGCATGCTCGATCAAGAAAAGAAAGGCTTGAAATATCTGCCTGTCAAgctgccacacaaattttctatGTTCCTCCCCATGGAATTCACCAATTTCTTTCTGATGCTGCTTCATCATTTGGTGATTCTAG GTCATGTGTTATTGCAAGGGAGATAACGAAATTACACGAAGAG TTTTGGCGGGGAACTATTGGTGAAGCAAATGAAGCCTTTGCAACTCGGCAGCCAAAGGGAGAAATTACAGTGCTCATAGAGGGAAAGTTAATTTCAGCTGATGAAACTCCATCTGAGGATTTCCTTGAGCATGAACTCAGAGAATTGATGACGCAGGGACATCCTCTGTCAGCG GCAGTGAAAATGGTGAGTGAAGCTACATCAGCAAAGAAGAAGGATGTTTATGCCCTCGCATTAAGGTTATTTGGAAAATGA
- the LOC127786063 gene encoding flowering locus K homology domain-like — protein sequence MNSYCDKKEVTVAFSKTKRQEEDEVIWRIVEQGATDDEECGGTNCSAGENRDPGWPGTSVFRMLIPATKVGAVIGHSGERLRRLCEETKACVRVIGGHFAAAERAVIIFAKEQPDEPKPPAIDALLRVYECTINDDGLDVRYNNIVVARILTPSEQAASLIGDQGSVINYIKKASKTNIHVIDGDLPPVALEDDMIIEIWGLPARVHQALELVACHLRKYLVHRSVIPLFDPHVSIPISPVDMPPFHYSDHHEGLLHEASPGYYSLYAEAFQLEHPWTDTSYSRYPMENFTHADIFEYRQEAPVFFGRYRSVTPPHYGHEAEAYLSSPMELCLHNNLNTYGWEATPPIGRSDTVERIRSLISVYGKQAHPHPLRQTYQSTKMEKHPHSGISLYGRDDHPTRVSPSPATELPPSPAVSAYKWQVSPSLKMYPSTNVENLQHCRVSACAPEELPNVVVPSLTSQSPAVTSQVIMKMQVPIFYAEAVIGPTGARIDYIRQASGSSVVIKDLDDSAMSIEITGSAATDVQIAEQLIKNFMAEAAAASPDHSYDFIPSHLPAPRSPEPDIPTTSLTRRASCFTEPRLQATY from the exons ATGAATTCATATTGTGATAAGAAAGAGGTTACTGTAGCTTTTAGCAAAACTAAAAGGCAAGAGGAGGATGAAGTGATTTGGAGAATAGTAGAACAAGGCGCTACAGATGATGAAGAGTGTGGTGGTACCAACTGTTCGGCTGGCGAAAATAGGGATCCTGGTTGGCCTGGAACGAGTGTCTTCAGGATGCTGATTCCTGCAACTAAAGTTGGCGCAGTAATTGGTCACAGTGGAGAAAGGCTTAGAAGACTGTGTGAGGAAACAAAAGCCTGCGTCCGAGTAATAGGTGGCCACTTTGCTGCTGCAGAGCGAGCT GTAATCATTTTTGCAAAGGAACAACCTGATGAGCCAAAACCTCCAGCTATTGATGCACTACTAAGAGTATATGAGTGTACAATCAATGATGATGGTTTAGATGTGAGATATAACAATATAGTTGTGGCACGGATTCTTACACCAAGTGAACAGGCAGCAAGCCTTATTGGCGATCAGGGTTCAGTGATTAATTATATCAAGAAAGCTTCTAAAACCAACATCCATGTTATTG ACGGTGACTTGCCACCTGTTGCACTTGAAGATGATATGATTATTGAAATTTGGGGACTGCCTGCAAGAGTGCATCAAGCATTGGAACTTGTTGCTTGTCATTTGAGAAAGTACCTGGTTCATCGAAGTGTCATCCCACTGTTTGACCCCCAT GTGTCTATTCCAATCTCACCTGTGGATATGCCCCCATTCCACTACAGTGACCATCATGAGGGCCTTCTGCACGAAGCTAGTCCAGGCTATTACTCCCTATATGCTGAAGCTTTTCAACTTGAACACCCATGGACTGATACTAGTTATTCAAGGTATCCAATGGAAAACTTTACACATGCTGACATATTTGAATACAGACAAGAAGCACCAGTATTTTTTGGGAGATATCGGTCAGTCACACCTCCACATTATGGGCATGAAGCAGAAGCATATTTATCATCTCCAATGGAATTATGTTTGCATAACAACCTGAATACATATGGATGGGAAGCAACTCCACCAATTGGTCGATCAGATACTGTTGAAAGAATACGCTCCCTTATATCTGTGTATGGAAAACAGGCACATCCACATCCGCTGAGGCAGACATATCAATCAACTAAAATGGAAAAACATCCACACTCGGGGATATCTTTGTACGGAAGGGATGATCATCCAACAAGGGTATCTCCATCACCTGCTACTGAACTACCCCCATCTCCTGCTGTTTCTGCATATAAATGGCAAGTATCTCCATCCTTAAAGATGTATCCTTCAACTAATGTCGAAAACCTTCAACACTGCCGTGTTTCTGCATGCGCTCCAGAAGAACTGCCAAATGTGGTTGTGCCTTCGTTAACTAGTCAATCTCCTGCAGTCACTTCTCAG GTTATAATGAAGATGCAAGTTCCAATTTTCTATGCTGAAGCGGTAATTGGCCCAACTGGTGCACGAATTGATTACATTCGCCAAGCCAGCGGATCAAGCGTCGTGATAAAGGATCTTGATGACAGTGCAATGTCTATTGAGATCACTGGAAGTGCTGCAACAGATGTTCAAATTGCAGAGCAGTTGATAAAG AACTTCATGGCTGAAGCTGCTGCCGCTTCCCCTGATCACAGTTATGACTTCATTCCATCACATTTGCCAGCACCGAGATCTCCAGAGCCAGATATTCCAACTACTTCACTCACTCGCAGAGCAAGCTGTTTTACAGAACCTCGCCTGCAAGCGACCTACTGA
- the LOC127785711 gene encoding uncharacterized protein LOC127785711 isoform X1, translating into MASLLRLQALALNLTAPRRLPFLPLRVTTATAPLAGRLSTAAAASASGSSLESPASEPDLDSGLYLVATPIGNLEDITLRALRILKCADVILSEDTRHSGKLLQHYNIKTPLLSFHKFNEREREPNILKRLHEGEAVALISDAGTPGISDPGMELARLCATEGIPVIPIPGPSAAIAALSASGLPTDEFTFVGFLPKHARSRKERLEISACQAATQIFYVPPHGIHQFLSDAASSFGDSRSCVIAREITKLHEEFWRGTIGEANEAFATRQPKGEITVLIEGKLISADETPSEDFLEHELRELMTQGHPLSAAVKMVSEATSAKKKDVYALALRLFGK; encoded by the exons atGGCGTCGCTGCTCCGCCTCCAGGCCCTCGCCCTGAACCTAACGgcaccccgccgcctccccttcctccctctccgcgTCACGACTGCGACGGctccgctcgccggccgcctctccaccgccgccgccgcctccgcctctggcAGCTCGCTGGAGTCACCCGCCTCGGAACCG GATTTGGATTCTGGGCTGTATCTTGTGGCAACGCCAATCGGGAACCTCGAGGATATCACCTTAAG GGCATTGCGTATCCTCAAATGTGCTGATGTGATACTATCAGAAGACACAAGGCATTCTGGAAAGCTACTTCAACATTATAACATCAAAACACCTCTT CTCAGCTTTCATAAGTTTAATGAGCGTGAAAGAGAGCCTAATATCTTAAAGAGACTTCATGAAGGGGAAGCAGTTGCATTGATTAGTGATGCTGGTACTCCTGGAATTAGTGATCCTGGCATGGAACTG GCTAGACTATGTGCTACTGAGGGAATCCCTGTTATCCCCATTCCTGGGCCGTCTGCTGCAATAGCTGCTCTTTCTGCATCTGGTTTGCCAACTGATGAATTTACATTTG TGGGGTTTTTACCAAAGCATGCTCGATCAAGAAAAGAAAGGCTTGAAATATCTGCCTGTCAAgctgccacacaaattttctatGTTCCTCCCCATGGAATTCACCAATTTCTTTCTGATGCTGCTTCATCATTTGGTGATTCTAG GTCATGTGTTATTGCAAGGGAGATAACGAAATTACACGAAGAG TTTTGGCGGGGAACTATTGGTGAAGCAAATGAAGCCTTTGCAACTCGGCAGCCAAAGGGAGAAATTACAGTGCTCATAGAGGGAAAGTTAATTTCAGCTGATGAAACTCCATCTGAGGATTTCCTTGAGCATGAACTCAGAGAATTGATGACGCAGGGACATCCTCTGTCAGCG GCAGTGAAAATGGTGAGTGAAGCTACATCAGCAAAGAAGAAGGATGTTTATGCCCTCGCATTAAGGTTATTTGGAAAATGA
- the LOC127786255 gene encoding myosin-binding protein 1-like, with amino-acid sequence MAAKNHARSQDFWRRFWSMLSYACSELCLIILLHVAAGASYLATRLARIHKLKMPCILCTRMDHALHGKPWFSSDLVCAAHRSEISSLAYCSSHNNLAQCDDLCKRCTVATNDVVDTRRSKSRQLCSCCSEPFTKARNAHRISETASVSGEINREQIPADHSKDKAFVVGIEEVNESDSSPRTYEQSTKNNGASGNAGTAKLAPSGSTVPMRVFVDRNSSVKNGFISRANLSSPRPSQIISAKDSNSTTQQEVKAFLSQMSTVRGIDSSWSDGAPSPGINAQTDESNANGRRPSLERNYSVIEPSDANLADEVEGESSPENLKRLLELNKKSMSALYKELEEERSASAIAASQAMAMINKLHEEKAAMQMEALQYLRMMEEQADHDHEAIQNLHDLLTEREKELLDMDAELENFRRLVQNEQFNGGKHDIAGIMNETDMPFEVLNDLGYTKNTMSGFEDEMAYILESISRLEDKLCVSTNRLASDDAKINQEGLIGGADFGSSPTHGESTSDQQDDGNKSVQNHKDNCSCSHPEDGKTSDANLKDEVSLLHTRLQALEADQKFLKHVLNSLRCSPDGLQCVQEIASHLLELRRIATQR; translated from the exons ATGGCTGCGAAAAACCATGCGAGATCCCAGGACTTCTGGAGGAGATTCTGGTCCATGCTGTCTTATGCTTGCAGCGAGCTTTGCTTGATCATCCTGCTCCATGTGGCCGCAGGAGCATCCTACCTGGCGACGAGGTTGGCGCGCATCCACAAGCTCAAGATGCCATGCATCCTGTGCACAAGGATGGATCATGCCCTTCATGGGAAGCCATGGTTCTCTTCGGATTTGGTCTGCGCCGCGCATAGGTCGGAGATATCATCTCTGGCATACTGCAGTAGCCACAACAATCTTGCACAATGTGATGATCTCTGCAAAAGATGCACTGTAGCAACGAATGATGTGGTGGACACAAGGAGATCGAAATCCAGGCAGCTGTGTTCTTGCTGTTCGGAGCCATTCACCAAGGCGCGCAATGCGCATAGGATTTCTGAGACTGCCAGTGTTTCTGGGGAGATCAACCGGGAACAAATCCCTGCAGATCATTCAAAAGATAAGG ccTTTGTGGTGGGTATTGAGGAGGTGAATGAATCTGATAGTTCACCACGAACATATGAACAATCCACAAAGAACAATGGCGCTTCTGGAAATGCTGGGACTGCAAAGCTAGCACCCAGTGGATCTACTGTGCCTATGCGCGTTTTCGTCGATCGCAACAGCAGCGTAAAGAACGGTTTCATAAGTAGGGCCAATCTTTCATCACCTCGGCCATCACAAATAATCTCTGCCAAGGACAGCAATTCAACCACTCAGCAAGAAGTGAAGGCATTCCTTTCACAGATGTCTACTGTAAGGGGCATTGACAGTTCTTGGAGTGATGGAGCTCCTAGCCCCGGAATCAATGCGCAAACCGATGAAAGCAATGCCAATGGCAGGAGGCCATCCCTCGAGAGGAACTATTCTGTGATAGAACCATCGGATGCGAACCTCGCTGATGAAGTTGAGGGAGAGAGCTCTCCTGAGAACCTGAAGCGGCTTCTTGAGCTCAACAAGAAGTCGATGAGTGCTCTCTACAAAGAGCTTGAGGAAGAACGTAGCGCTTCGGCGATCGCGGCTAGCCAAGCAATGGCCATGATCAATAAGTTGCATGAGGAAAAGGCTGCAATGCAGATGGAGGCACTGCAATACCTGAGGATGATGGAAGAGCAGGCCGATCATGACCACGAAGCGATTCAGAATCTTCACGACTTGCTTACGGAGAGGGAGAAAGAATTACTTGACATGGATGCTGAGCTTGAGAACTTCAGGAGGCTAGTCCAGAATGAACAATTCAATGGCGGGAAACATGATATCGCTGGCATAATGAATGAAACAGACATGCCGTTTGAGGTCTTGAATGACTTGGGCTACACGAAGAACACCATGTCGGGTTTCGAAGACGAAATGGCGTATATTTTGGAATCGATAAGCAGATTGGAGGATAAGCTCTGCGTCTCCACAAACAGACTTGCTTCTGACGATGCCAAAATTAATCAAGAGGGATTGATAGGAGGGGCTGATTTTGGGAGCTCACCAACGCATGGTGAATCAACTTCTGATCAGCAAGATGATGGAAACAAATCTGTTCAGAACCATAAGGATAACTGTTCTTGTTCTCATCCAGAGGATGGGAAAACGAGTGATGCAAATCTTAAGGATGAAGTCTCACTGTTGCATACGAGATTGCAGGCACTTGAAGCTGATCAGAAGTTTCTTAAGCATGTGTTAAACTCCCTAAGGTGTAGCCCTGATGGACTGCAGTGTGTACAGGAGATAGCCAGCCATTTACTAGAGTTGAGAAGAATTGCAACTCAGAGATAG